A window of the Hordeum vulgare subsp. vulgare chromosome 5H, MorexV3_pseudomolecules_assembly, whole genome shotgun sequence genome harbors these coding sequences:
- the LOC123399037 gene encoding uncharacterized protein LOC123399037, producing the protein MLTLQHSIIGRMVVFFLRVCQHLQLVLMFEFDMCVKQIMGVGNCSDQATTDFSKHIDGQLMRVNALLVASTIVIGVIVGIGAYGQRYRHHPLTSFLFLGATTLFVPILSYVVSTVDSNLGVVTISSDAHIIPGWCSTRSHIYTVFVWASLVQIAGANTTTIVAGDDNKGRNITLPGTVLLVQAIWTSYIVVYYLGGGYYSTRQWSIKHMDLANGLPVLPLFSLLIAKLLLKYYAWYGASRSLAFGRNPHFIVGYMEQLKAKLTSEHSLPPLIVTGEDTTLVQKEPHGYSIKWLFNQADGTGIDNNNLVTTDKVWRLEDDIFPRYSTKQLKDICFSFALFKLLRCRFTRHTIAEFGFIKAHNLLSHVLLQDVDDERSLGMIAHELSFLHDYYYSSLPTSYSSSWLPILSISISLLTMGLSLLYLLLITVVILLYAFMGWPHHGQMQCFLNFHPSFQNEHEDFFYSSSNQIQYGNIFFDLAPVGLLAALVVLSEVREIACYICSNWTKVFLICSYVRHASSWQKSHWKKKMLSLVLRRKCKLLNHWVDKMNQCSVLALHPSTTPVPLLGRLIPLLHRKKVPRAVKAALLKPLRSPNWKNRSNGVASLCTRLQLQADNNPLSTSNGVKGVADTMLVAHIATSILEVRTSEPLRQADSANEIAATHLSRYCAYLVAYVPDLLPDNNEWCKSLYKGIKKKAKRALAASGNTGQASLSPEALVQALSAGSEEAHDLLKNGAELGKKLVELAGNEGEEVAWELLAEFWSEMILYAAPSDNVAAHAEAIARGGELITLLWALLTHLGFISRPEAAMPNTPGDV; encoded by the coding sequence ATGCTTACATTGCAGCATAGCATCATTGGACGAATGGTTGTATTCTTTTTGCGTGTTTGTCAACATCTTCAACTTGTACTGATGTTTGAATTTGATATGTGTGTTAAGCAGATTATGGGCGTCGGAAACTGCTCCGACCAAGCAACCACTGACTTCTCTAAGCACATAGATGGGCAGTTGATGAGAGTGAACGCTCTGCTGGTGGCCAGCACCATCGTGATAGGAGTTATTGTTGGGATCGGTGCCTATGGTCAGCGCTACCGTCACCATCCACTTACCAGCTTCCTCTTCCTTGGTGCCACCACCTTGTTCGTGCCCATCCTCTCCTATGTTGTCTCTACCGTCGATAGTAATCTAGGTGTTGTCACTATTTCCTCCGATGCACACATAATACCAGGGTGGTGCAGTACACGTAGCCACATTTACACTGTGTTCGTATGGGCTAGTCTTGTTCAGATTGCTGGCGCCAACACCACTACAATAGTTGCTGGTGATGACAACAAAGGACGAAACATTACCCTTCCTGGCACTGTACTGCTTGTTCAAGCAATATGGACCTCGTACATTGTCGTGTACTACCTAGGAGGGGGATATTATTCAACGAGACAATGGTCCATAAAGCATATGGATCTTGCAAATGGATTACCGGTTCTTCCATTGTTTTCTCTTCTCATTGCCAAGCTACTTCTCAAATATTATGCTTGGTATGGGGCAAGCAGGTCATTAGCATTTGGGCGCAATCCTCATTTCATTGTTGGATACATGGAGCAACTAAAAGCCAAGCTAACAAGTGAGCATTCCCTTCCTCCACTCATAGTTACGGGAGAGGACACAACATTGGTACAGAAGGAGCCTCATGGTTATAGTATCAAATGGTTATTTAACCAAGCTGATGGGACAGGGATAGACAACAACAATTTAGTGACCACTGATAAAGTTTGGAGGTTAGAGGATGATATATTTCCGAGGTATTCAACCAAGCAGCTAAAAGATATATGCTTTTCGTTTGCATTGTTCAAGTTGTTAAGATGTCGATTTACAAGGCATACAATTGCTGAGTTTGGTTTCATCAAGGCCCATAACTTATTGTCACACGTGTTGCTCCAGGATGTTGATGATGAAAGATCACTTGGGATGATTGCACATGAGCTTTCTTTccttcatgattattattattcaTCTCTCCCAACCTCATATTCAAGCAGTTGGCTacccattttgagcatatctatttcACTTCTAAccatgggtttgagcttattatatctATTGCTCATAACAGTTGTGATTTTGCTGTATGCTTTTATGGGATGGCCACATCATGGACAGATGCAGTGTTTTCTGAATTTCCATCCTTCGTTCCAGAATGAACATGAAGATTTTTTCTATAGTTCTTCGAACCAGATACAATATGGAAATATTTTCTTCGATCTTGCCCCAGTGGGTTTGCTTGCGGCACTAGTTGTGCTTTCGGAGGTGCGGGAGATTGCTTGTTACATCTGCTCTAACTGGACTAAAGTATTCCTGATCTGCTCCTATGTTAGGCATGCTTCTTcgtggcagaaatcacattggaaGAAGAAGATGCTTAGCCTTGTGCTGCGTAGAAAATGCAAGCTGCTAAATCATTGGGTGGACAAAATGAACCAATGCTCAGTCTTGGCACTCCACCCAAGCACAACCCCAGTGCCTCTTCTCGGACGCCTCATCCCACTGCTTCACAGGAAGAAGGTACCAAGAGCAGTGAAGGCAGCTCTCCTCAAGCCACTTAGAAGCCCCAATTGGAAGAACAGAAGCAATGGCGTGGCATCCCTTTGTACAAGGCTACAACTGCAGGCCGACAACAATCCGCTCTCAACATCGAATGGCGTCAAAGGTGTAGCTGATACCATGCTTGTGGCCCACATTgccacgagcatccttgaagtgaGAACATCGGAGCCACTCCGCCAGGCTGACTCTGCTAATGAGATTGCCGCCACACACTTGTCACGCTATTGTGCCTACTTGGTAGCCTATGTCCCAGATCTACTCCCCGACAACAACGAGTGGTGCAAAAGCTTGTACAAGGGCATCAAGAAAAAAGCCAAGCGCGCACTCGCGGCATCCGGCAACACCGGGCAGGCGTCATTGAGTCCTGAAGCGCTGGTCCAGGCGCTGAGTGCCGGGTCTGAAGAGGCACACGACCTGCTCAAGAATGGTGCGGAGCTCGGGAAGAAGCTGGTGGAGCTGGCGGGAAATGAAGGAGAAGAGGTGGCATGGGAGCTCCTCGCAGAATTCTGGTCTGAGATGATACTCTATGCCGCCCCGTCGGACAATGTCGCCGCCCATGCCGAGGCCATTGCGCGGGGTGGCGAGCTGATAACACTTCTGTGGGCGTTACTCACCCACCTCGGGTTCATCAGCCGGCCAGAGGCTGCCATGCCTAACACCCCTGGTGATGTTTAA